The nucleotide window tttccgcCAACAGTCtcttacaaaggcatttcattttttaaaacttatttCAACTACAGACTTTTTGTGCGTTCATTATGCGCCATTCGAAGccacgtcatcaattttcaacccttttcTGACTACATTTGCTATTTtccatgcatttactgatttttttagctaaatgaccctgaaattgaaaagcactacaaatgaactctgaaaaggttgaaagttggcgtggtatcatcatttcacccacatagcaccctttagtcccggttggtgatACAAAACGGGACTAAAGGTGAGCCTATAGTCCTGGTTCCGggactaatggtcacattagtgccggttcaaaACCAGACCGGGACTAATGCTTTGGATGAAAGGTCTGTTTTCTGCTAGTGTGACTCCGAGAACATTGGAACATAGGGTAGACATTGTTTCCATTTTGTAATGTTTTTTCTCAAGATTAAGGATACATCCAACTTTCTGATGTCGCATATCGTACGCTGCCAAGGATCACCTCCATATGAAACCAAGAAAATGGTGTCGCAATCTGGATAGAAGAGCGCACACTACACATCTAAACCTACAGACAATCCCATATGTTTGTTATGGCCACTACATTTCTAGCACAATAAATGCCCTGTCCTGGCGCCAGCCAAAATCGTATATTGATACGTAAAGCACAAGGTCATATAATATGTATGTTTCGTTTATAACCTGAGATAACAAAAAATGGACCAATCGTGCATACACCCGGCACGGAAACCTTTCATTGAAGCTTGCAATTCTATTTCAATTTCTGACATTAATTCAATTTCTCAGGGTTAACAGACCCAAAGCTCTACTGAATTCATTAGCTACAGCAGACATAAATAAAAAAGAACTTGCTCAATCGCATGGCCCCACCAAAATACTGAATGAATATGGTCAACTAGTACATGATCAGGTTGATAATATGCACTAAGGTTTAGGATAACCATAATAACTGACTGCTATGGATAAAGAGGCTGATTATAGTATAATTTAGCCCAATGGAACTAATGCATATCAAGAACAACAGCCAGTGCAGCAGTGCTAAGAAAAAAAACAAGGGTAACAATGTTCTTTGAAAATGACATTATGTTTAATCTGTAGGTTTTACCAGTCATTGCTCTGAACTGGAAATCAAGGAAGCAGGAGTGTAAGCACCAACAAATTGAGCAACATGATTCAAGTACATTCCAAAGTACGCAGACAAATAGTTCAGCCGACAGAAGATCCAATCCTCAGAGGAAGCACCGGCATCGTTTGAAGGTAAAACTACTGCCCATATGCATCTGCTAGTGACTCTGAGAATAGAGGAACATAAGCTAGAAATCGTTTTGTACTATTTTTCTCAAGATTAAATATACATCCAACTTTCTTATGTCGCATGTCGTACGCTACCAAGGTATCACCACATCCACGTGAAAGCAGGAAAATTGTGTCACAATCTGGATGAATCCCAACCACACTGTGCTTCTTCCCAGTCATGCTCATAAGCTCACTGTATCTGGAAGTATGCTTTAGGACCAATTCTTTACTATCACAATCCTGGAGGCACCAAAGTTCTATCCTAGAGATTTGCTTGTTATCTTCGGGGAAAGCTATAGCATAGTGTAAGCATCCCTGAGATGATCCAATCGTACCAAATCCACGGCCGTACGGCACAGTGATGGTCTTCCACGCTTTCCCCTCCATGTCTACCCCCAGCAACACATAATCGTCGATGTAATTAAGGTTTCCCATCACGTAGAGCACGCCCCCAACAAAGACGCATCTACTTCCGAAAAACAGCGTAACTTCTTTCTTAGTCATCCCACTATTTCTGTGAATCCATGCTCCTGTCCGGGAGGAGTAGATGTTCACTCCAGTGACGTAAGTTTCCAGATAGGCGTGGTCGAAATGAAGAACGTGGAAATGGGACGAGACCGCCGGGTCGAAAACCAGACCTGTGGTACAGCTATACCTTTTTGCCAGCTCCGGCGG belongs to Triticum urartu cultivar G1812 chromosome 7, Tu2.1, whole genome shotgun sequence and includes:
- the LOC125522537 gene encoding putative F-box protein At1g47730; the encoded protein is MESHPGATADAAGLLTDDLILEIFARLPASSVHRFKCVSVLWRDLIADPTNRKKLPQELAGFIYFTTDDSGHHHHFASVSGGAPPFDPCLPYLQPDKYKDMTQVDACNGLLLYRHYNSKDDSHLVVCNPATGRCVELPPQPKPQPPELAKRYSCTTGLVFDPAVSSHFHVLHFDHAYLETYVTGVNIYSSRTGAWIHRNSGMTKKEVTLFFGSRCVFVGGVLYVMGNLNYIDDYVLLGVDMEGKAWKTITVPYGRGFGTIGSSQGCLHYAIAFPEDNKQISRIELWCLQDCDSKELVLKHTSRYSELMSMTGKKHSVVGIHPDCDTIFLLSRGCGDTLVAYDMRHKKVGCIFNLEKNSTKRFLAYVPLFSESLADAYGQ